In Aspergillus luchuensis IFO 4308 DNA, chromosome 1, nearly complete sequence, the following are encoded in one genomic region:
- a CDS encoding ribonuclease P subunit p20 family protein (COG:A;~EggNog:ENOG410PSIW;~InterPro:IPR020241,IPR014612,IPR036882;~PFAM:PF01918,PF12328;~go_component: GO:0005634 - nucleus [Evidence IEA];~go_function: GO:0003676 - nucleic acid binding [Evidence IEA];~go_function: GO:0004526 - ribonuclease P activity [Evidence IEA];~go_process: GO:0008033 - tRNA processing [Evidence IEA]) — MTPAPLTKTLEFEKKNQKMPKLPKHVKVQKRPIPHPSTPSPYSGSSSPKTIYVSSSSPTMGVVKRVQKYLRAAENRATAKLLSGNNKGKKGDRRNQIAQLAQSNEALKKEEVFVKATGRAMERALKVGKWFEARGEEYTVSVKTGSVLVVDDVVEDEEERKKAVEESERLKKEVEEAKLKDGNGGLSKSAMRKRKRAVAQLEGEEELPETRTRWVNMVEVAVSLNRQAQSGLSRFPAPRTAAMDLDLVLIVRFPGVTTTAGRLPWKILPVTQRLPSIHTQRALSSNRQAWSAIDLIEVWVFFTYNGMATPLAI; from the exons ATGACGCCTGCTCCACTAACCAAAACCCTCGAATTCGAGAAAAAGAACCAGAAGATGCCAAAACTCCCCAAAC ATGTGAAAGTCCAAAAGCGCCCCATCCCACAtccctccactccctccccgtATTCGGGCTCCTCATCTCCCAAAACCATCTACGtttcatccagctcccccacAATGGGCGTCGTCAAGCGCGTCCAGAAGTACCTTCGGGCGGCGGAGAACCGCGCCACGGCAAAATTGCTCAGCGGAAacaacaaaggaaagaagggcgACCGAAGGAATCAAATCGCACAATTGGCGCAGAGTAACGAAGCgctgaagaaagaggaggtgTTTGTGAAGGCTACGGGACGGGCAATGGAGAGGGCCTTGAAGGTGGGGAAGTGGTTTGAGgcgaggggagaggagtaTACTGTGAGCGTGAAGACGGGGAGCGTTCTTGTGGTCGAcgatgtggtggaggatgaagaagagaggaagaaggcggtAGAGGAGAGTGAGAGGTTGAAaaaggaggttgaggaagcgAAGCTgaaggatgggaatggcGGTTTATCCAAGTCAGCGATgcgaaagagaaagagagccgTTGCGCAGttggagggcgaggaagagctgcCCGAGACTAGGACGAGGTGGGTGAatatggtggaggtggcggtTTCGTTGAA CCGGCAAGCCCAGTCCGGCCTCAGTCGCTTTCCGGCCCCTCGAACGGCCGCAATGGATCTAGACCTTGTGCTGATTGTGCGCTTTCCCGGGGTCACGACGACGGCAGGCCGGCTGCCTTGGAAGATTCTCCCGGTCACGCAGCGTCTACCCAGCATCCACACGCAGCGGGcgctcagcagcaacagacaAGCATGGTCGGCCATCGATCTCATCGAAGTATGGGTATTCTTCACGTACAACGGCATGGCAACCCCTCTAGCGATCTAG
- a CDS encoding uncharacterized protein (COG:S;~EggNog:ENOG410PXZA), which produces MVAGGNTSNMSARYTPNVKPEFDDDLEEYEQPELSPYETRLVIVLLGPSERKFSIPEYYLKQSPVFADILSTYPNFITRTTPCIALPDIDDDITHTIVHYLHTGTYQTLRHSGDWTKTEYRRSVLAYAAASKYELSGLLTLSKKYMQKLDKDLSIFDVLSVARKAITKVPDWDQWFFSVYIRSRLAAAFDEDEDLFESPRFQYLLGAEPGFVTCLVQAMVAIYEAKLSELKQYPRINGYHHHYDDQDENHREEKQDHEISNGGYMEPTPTSPGRNYNKAVIFIEETMSDRQPSEGGGAPSDAGYPDSIQDEHPLTTITREHMEAFPELTDDVYVPEAQQQEDRYAPTEETIVEEPSPEPETKSHALEKDIVTERWGAWRNWANKDRDWYRNDMHDGATPEKPTAVPEQQQPPPPIEDPVPEYPEMQRSVTEETAATENVPPAENVNVNGKKLGKKSRKKKMRALFSSAEEPKAELQAAY; this is translated from the exons ATGGTCGCCGGCGGCAACACCAGCAACATGTCTGCTAGATATACTCCCAACGTGAAGCCCGAGTTCGACGATGATCTCGAGGAGTATGAGCAGCCCGAGCTATC CCCCTACGAAACCCGCCTCGTTatcgtcctcctcggccCCAGCGAACGCAAATTCTCCATCCCCGAATACTACCTCAAGCAATCCCCCGTCTTCGCCGACATCCTAAGCACCTACCCGAACTTCATCACCCGCACAACCCCCTGCATCGCCCTCCCAGACATCGACGACGACATCACCCACACGATCGTCCACTACCTCCACACGGGCACGTATCAAACCCTCCGCCACAGCGGCGACTGGACCAAGACGGAGTACCGACGCAGCGTGCTCGCCTACGCCGCGGCATCCAAGTACGAGCTGAGCGGCCTACTAACTCTATCCAAGAAATACATGCAAAAGCTCGACAAAGAcctctccatcttcgacGTCCTCAGCGTAGCCAGAAAAGCCATCACCAAGGTCCCGGACTGGGACCAGTGGTTCTTCAGCGTGTATATACGGAGCCGTCTCGCCGCGGCgttcgatgaagatgaagatctctTCGAGAGCCCGCGATTCCAGTACCTCCTTGGCGCGGAGCCCGGATTCGTGACGTGCTTGGTGCAGGCCATGGTAGCTATCTACGAGGCGAAGTTGTCGGAGCTGAAGCAGTATCCTAGGATAAATgggtaccaccaccattatGATGACCAGGACGAGAATCAcagggaagagaagcaagatcATGAGATCAGTAATGGTGGATATATGGAACCCACGCCCACCAGCCCCGGACGAAACTACAATAAAGCGGTGATCTTCATCGAGGAAACCATGTCAGACAGACAACCGTCAGAGGGCGGCGGCGCCCCCTCGGATGCAGGATACCCGGACTCAATCCAAGACGAGCaccccctcaccaccatcacaagAGAACACATGGAGGCTTTCCCCGAGCTAACAGATGACGTATACGTCCCCGAAGCGCAACAACAGGAGGACCGCTACGCCCCGACTGAAGAGACGATTGTCGAGGAGCCCAGCCCCGAGCCTGAGACGAAGTCGCACGCGCTAGAGAAAGACATTGTCACTGAGCGGTGGGGCGCATGGCGCAACTGGGCGAACAAGGATAGGGACTGGTACAGGAACGACATGCATGATGGAGCGACGCCAGAGAAGCCTACTGCTGTtcctgagcagcagcagccgccgccgccgatcGAAGATCCCGTTCCGGAGTACCCTGAGATGCAGCGGTCTGTGACGGAGGAGACTGCCGCGACTGAGAATGTTCCTCCGGCTGAGAATGTCAATGTTaatgggaagaagctggggaagaagagccgtaagaagaagatgcgggCGCTGTTTTCCTCTGCTGAGGAGCCGAAAGCTGAGTTGCAGGCTGCGTACTGA
- a CDS encoding uncharacterized protein (COG:S;~EggNog:ENOG410PT02;~InterPro:IPR010730;~PFAM:PF06985), producing MTKSIECGLPSQAPQIMPQYCEFRKPLSELNGATLDLSKLVAKRFRFLVIDSLLNDQVLEITSFSALPTDGNCFATISYPWQGLTPLVPPSLGQFSIKGAESGGSISVNVLRTCCRAARQYRHRIGPCDLLWIDRLCIKQQDKEDKNWQIRHMFDIYRSCAVCLVLPGGLGRLIDPTERSTWAQRAWTLQEAIAPPIVLVVFEWKFSDYYVSYNGEPVGTIEPFHSGALSLLGLVVAVRKGFWVKLKLRRPGDPGYDVVQEELSRLRGIDCISFSEGSLSKPGSSQFEEFSDHEEDRIEIRFRMQTITGNQAYLLWLTSETSKPNDFGEVNSDKLQVALWKATWIRSSSRPVDMVFSIMGLFGVSLDPSKFHRDDRVGATLALASAALQKGSTAAWLGAYFELDPCPFMSSFPSFPNTSESGGCTIKTAAGLINVEDLVNVMNIILPTRSATLDSQGYLHLKSQASPSFEVRKVQAHLQITYLLRMGHGSSILRIKDTVGIMQSHSAEENGLYRVRSLA from the exons ATGACAAAATCAATTGAGTGCGGTCTCCCATCACAAGCGCCTCAGATAATGCCGCAATATTGTGAGTTCAGAAAGCCCCTGTCGGAGCTGAATGGAGCTACGCTGGATTTGTCAAAGTTGGTTGCGAAACGATTCCGCTTCCTGGTCATTGACTCGTTACTCAACGACCAAGTCCTGGAAATCACTTCCTTCTCAGCTCTACCGACAGATGGGAATTGTTTTGCCACGATTTCTTACCCATGGCAGGGCCTGACTCCTCTTGTACCCCCCTCACTTGGCCAATTCTCAATCAAAGGTGCCGAAAGTGGCGGGTCGATCAGTGTAAATGTCTTGAGGACATGCTGCCGGGCTGCGAGACAATATCGTCATAGGATAGGCCCTTGTGATCTGTTGTGGATAGACCGCTTGTGTATAAAGCAGCAGGATAAAGAAGACAAAAATTGGCAAATCCGGCATATGTTCGATATCTACAGGAGTTGTGCCGTGTGCCTGGTTCTTCCTGGTGGCTTGGGAAGACTAATCGACCCGACGGAGCGATCAACATGGGCTCAGCGAGCTTGGACGCTACAGGAAGCGATTGCTCCACCAATTGTGCTGGTTGTGTTTGAATGGAAATTCTCGGATTATTACGTCAGTTATAACGGCGAACCTGTCGGAACAATAGAGCCATTCCATTCGGGTGCGTTATCATTGCTGGGTTTAGTTGTGGCAGTCCGCAAAGGGTTCTGGGTGAAGTTAAAATTGCGTCGCCCCGGGGACCCTGGGTACGATGTAGTGCAAGAAGAACTTTCACGATTACGCGGGATCGACTGCATATCATTCAGTGAGGGCTCTCTATCAAAGCCCGGCTCGTCTCAATTTGAAG AATTCTCGGATCATGAGGAAGACAGGATTGAGATCCGCTTTCGGATGCAAACCATTACAGGAAATCAGGCATACCTTCTTTGGCTTACCTCAGAAACATCAAAGCCAAATGACTTTGGTGAAGTTAACAGCGACAAACTACAAGTGGCTCTGTGGAAGGCAACATGGATACGAAGTTCTTCTCGGCCAGTTGACATGGTATTTAGTATCATGGGGCTGTTCGGTGTGAGCCTAGACCCTAGCAAATTCCACCGAGATGACCGGGTGGGAGCAACCTTGGCCCTGGCCTCGGCTGCGCTGCAGAAAGGTAGTACTGCTGCATGGCTTGGGGCATATTTCGAGTTGGATCCATGTCCCTTCATGTCTAGCTTTCCCTCATTTCCAAACACTTCGGAAAGTGGAGGCTGCACTATTAAAACAGCAGCCGGTTTGATAAATGTGGAAGATCTGGTAAATGTGATGAACATCATATTGCCGACACGCTCAGCTACGCTCGATAGTCAAGGCTATTTGCATCTCAAAAGCCAGGCATCCCCCTCGTTCGAAGTGAGGAAGGTTCAAGCTCATCTGCAAATCACATATCTGCTCAGAATGGGGCATGGGTCCTCGATTCTTCGAATAAAGGACACAGTCGGTATTATGCAATCACATTCGGCAGAAGAGAATGGATTGTACCGGGTGCGGAGCCTTGCTTGA